Below is a genomic region from Syngnathus typhle isolate RoL2023-S1 ecotype Sweden linkage group LG3, RoL_Styp_1.0, whole genome shotgun sequence.
ACTTGGACTGGTTGTTCTTCATTCCAAGCAACCATCGCACCAGCAGCTTGATGGCCTGGACCTGAAGAGCAGatgaacacaaataattaggTGACTAGTGCAGTGCATGCACTGCTTTAATGTGCCTCTTTAATTGCACGGACAAAATAGTTAACACCCAGTTTTGGTCTCCCACCTTAGCCAGTACTTCAGGTGAAACTTCTTCATCAGTGGTCCACAGCTTACCATTCTTGTTTCCCACCGACTAGAGACACAAAAGCACCAATATAAACGTTTTCCCCACCAAACATAATATTACCTACCACCTCTTTAAATTCATTATCTCTAATCGATCCTTATAAAACGAGAGCACATTTGCACACACCCTGTCATTCATGAGCAGGTCTTTGACGATAAAGTTAGCCACTATGGACTTCATTGGTGAGGCAAACTGATCTGGTGCCAACATGGAGATGTGGCCCAGTGACACAAGCGGCGTGATGAGCTGCTCAGGAACGTCTGCATTTAGACTCCGTGACAGAGGCTGTAGGTACGGAGGACACACAGTGCAtcaagattttctttttcccaacaaTGCATCTCAAACATGGAGGGTTTGTTTTGAGTGCTCTACCTCAAATATTTGAGCCAACTGCACTTCTTTGTTGTTGAAGATGGCGTGTATGCAGTGCACAGCCTGCTTGGCCTGGTGAGGTGTCCCCCTCTTTGCTTTCTGATGTAGAATGGGAATTAGAGTCCTGATGGATGCATAGGATCTTTTATAAGTAAGGATGCAATTCACCAGCGCTATGGGTTCGCTGTGTCAAGTAACACGTACGATCTTATCTGCGGTAGCTCTGCCTCAATTTTCTGTCCGGTGTTTCTGAATATCTGGATCGCTGCCTCTGCCACCTTGTCATCCTCCATTTTCAGACACTGGAGAAGAGACTCATAGGTCTCTGATGAGTGGAATGCTGTGGGGTGGGTGAACGACAGaacctaaaaaaaaagtatacataAGAATGGTTACGCGAAACTGGGTCTTTCAAAGAATTGGAATTGTTTTGGAGATTCTGGTATCATGTACCTTGAGTAGCTCTAACCCTGAGCGGATGGCTGTATCAGGGGTGACGCCCTCTTCATCGTCATCTGCTGTGCCTTCAATGGACTTGTTGAGCAATTTTACCAAAGCACTAAAATATAAACAGGCTTGGTTATCAAAAAGTTGAAATGCGTCTGTTTCATTCTTCTACCTACAACATAATCATGaggtaataaaaaaagaataaatgattAAGCCAGTGTCATCTGGCCTCTTGGTGTGTCTTTTTTGCAAGGCAGCTTTAAAGGATTAACCTTCAAACATAGCTGATACTGCAGTTACACCTGACAACCACACGGTGTCTCACTGAATGAGAAAAGCCAGTTGGTGGTGTTACACAATGGTAAACATGAGCATGAATCTTTTGAACCCAAGTGCCAGAGGTTCAACAAATGTGCTCCTCTTTAACAGTGTCCTTCAATTTGTACATCCCAGGcatatattttctttcaatacgtgtgtgtgtatattttaatAAACGTTTCACACCTGATGGCTTCAGAGTCGATGTGGACTGGGGCGATGCGTTCAAGCAGGAACTTAACCATCTCCAAGAAAGGGTTGGTCGGTTGTTTGGGAAACGTTAACTTTCGAGTGATCTCCCGCTGTAAAAACAATATGCAGTATTGGTATTTATTGGTACACAGTTGATATGCATCAATACATCTGTGACAACATTGACTGATTGTATGACCGTTTCGTATTCATacgagtgaatttcaaaaatgTGGTGAGAATGGGAAAATGTAGCTTGTGTGTGGGTTAGATACATGCAATATAGCAAGGAATAATTTGTGCAAGATGCAGCATTTCAAATGCTCTCACCACACAGAGCTCCGCTTGTTTGCAAGAGCATGTCGGACTGATGAGAATCTCCAGTTGGGCTCTAAGCTTCTCATCCTCACCAAGAACCTGGTTGAACCTTTTCATAAAATCTTGAGCTTTCCCCGCATCTGGCAGGTTCTCTGAaaaagcacaaaacaaaaatagtgttgatttattttgcaattactgactatgacaaaaacaacagctgAGCAGATGGGCTATACTAACTTGCAATATTCATCAGCTTCCCAAACATGGCAGCGTTATTGGCCTCAGACTGAAGGAGAGAGGGAAATTGGGTTACATGTTAGACCTCCATCTGTATTAAAAGCAAGACAAAGACCCTTTGAGACAACGCACCATGGGTAGTTTGTGAAGGTCAAGCAGCTCTTTAACCAGGCCTCTCAGCATATTCTGACATTTCCACATCTCATTCAAAGCCCTAGGAGGAATACACAAGGAACAAGTGAGCCACAACGGTGGAAAACCACAGCCTTTGCTTTGTTAAGTCATTTACATTGCAGGATGTTATCTTGTACAATATGTATGAACAAAACCACTTGCATTATGGAGTATCTTCACGCCTCGAAAATTTATGAGGGTGACAATTTCACTTTTATCGACCAAGAATTACTGACTTGACAGCGTTGGTGTCCAGGCAAGCATACAGGTAATAGAGACACTTCATCTTCTCTTCCGTCTCAAGGCTGTGGGGGACCATGAACTGGGCAAAGATCTTTTCGACTAATAACCTGCAGAAGAGAGATTGAGAGCAGATGAACTGGTGAGACCTTGTTACATTTTGTGATTAAACGTGCATTTTTAGAGAAATCTTATCTTCTTGACTATCAAGTCATCCTGCATTACAGTTCATtgacaacatttttatttcatttagatGAAAAATCTATTTTCTTACTTGTCATCAATGCTGTTCTGGTAGTAGATGTGCAGCAGCTTGTCTTTAATCCAGCTGATCATCAAGGCAGACTCCTTGCCCGCCTCGTGGTGCAAACAGTACTTTTTATAAAGCTGAGCCAGGCCCATCATCGCCTCCTTGCGCACTCGCCACTGTCAGGAGCAAAATATTCATGACAAACATGCTCGGCGTACTCCATTTCATGTTCATGCACACACTTGGGAATATTGTGACCTTATGGTACACTGCTGCATTTATCTCACCCTCTTGTCTAGCGTCCTTTCTCTTACAAAGCCCAATAATTGGTCATTGACCAAATTCAGATCCTTCTTCCCAGCATTGATGATGGTGACAATGACATCGTGACGAATGGCTTCCTCCGGGTCATGGGAACGCACTTTCAAAAACTCTTTAAGTGGGGAGTTAGTGGGTAGAAGTAGATGGAATTAGGGGGAGAAAAGCAAAGTTATCCACTGTGGGATGTAAAGACGGCCCGAAAGCATGTGCACACCTGTAAGGTCTCGGGCCAGGTCGGGGTGGTTCATGAGACAGTGGCTGGCAAACTTGACACACTCTAACCTCACCGGAACATGGATGTCATTGAACCTGAAAGGACACCACAAGTATGATGCTTCAAATTCATTAATCTAATGTTCACTTTCTACTAGAAGCAGTTGAGTGGTATGACCCCCGTGCCTGCAACTCACCGTCCTAAGAAGCACTGCCACAAAGGTCGGTTGTGCGAGGCCAGCTCAGAGTCTTTGGCCCCAAACAACTTAGCTAGCAAGCGTACAACAGCCAAACGCTCTTCTCCGTCATTGCTCTGCAAATAACAAAAGCAAAATTATGTCGGATCAGATTTCCTGATACTTTATCTGTACGGTATGCGTACAAAGTAGCACATGATAAGACAAAAAGGTCAAATATCGTGTGTATGCGTCATTAACCTTGAGTTTGAATTCCAGCTGTGGCATAACAGAAGTAAGCAGCAAAGGATCGATGGCAAATAGCTCTTGGATGAGGTCAAAGACATGCTCTGACAGATCACTGACAGAGGACTTTCCCATCACTAAAACCTGATTAAAGAACTTTAAACAAATACAAGACATTTATTTCAACATATTGTCAAAATACCAGACATTAAGTCTAGTGTACATGCTGCCACATACATTTGCAATGCACGTTTCTATGGTCTGGACAGTTCTCTTCAGGATAGTCTTTGCAAGATCATATGCTTGTTTGTTCAGATtctgcacaaaaaaaagttacataTTGATGAAAATGACACAACATTGCCTTTTACTTCCATTTAAAAGGATCCATTCCAAAATTACTTGAATGTGATTGAAATAGAATTTCACCTTGTGTGCAGGGATGAGGTTAATGAGGATGCTATCCAAAAGCTCCTGTGTGACTCCATCTCCCTCCATGATGATGGAACACATCAAGTCCATCATGTGCAACTGAACTTTCTGATTGTGGCTGTTACTGCGGAAATACGAGAAGGGGGTGGGCATGGTTATGTGGAGCACAAATAAATGGTCAATAGTAAACAATGTCTCTGAATACTATTGGCAGGTTTGTGAATGCCCTACCATGATTTTTTTACCACCATGGGCTTTTGACTTAAATACTACACACAAAATTTTCAAATTATTGTAAGCAACTAATGTTTTTTCCTTAGCTCTTTTAAAATAACATTAAACAGGTTAAATGACCTTTAAGTCATTGAATCACAGAATTAAGAACtcaaaatatgaatattcaGAAAAAACAGGTCTTACTTGATCACAGAGAAGAGTGTTTTGAAAAGTTGGGTGAAGATCTCATTACAGTCCTCAAGTTCAAAGCAAATGTTGTATGATTTAACCCAGGCCAAATTctacaagaaaagagaagaaaccaATAAACACCCTCATGACACATTAATCTGGGCCTATTTTCAATAAGAGATCACCTCCAGAAGATAAAAGTATCTGTTAAACTGAGGGCTCTTGGTGTCTTCCAGTCCCTTCAGCTGTCTTGTGATGAAGAGGAAGATGTCCTGCAGACAGAAGCGGAAACCGCTTGGTAAGCCAAAAAATTTCTGAAGAGTATTGTGGTCCTGTGCAACGTTAGAACCGCTGTTAAACGGAGGCTCCTTGCCTTGAGTTTGTCATGCGAGGTGTAGGGGGCCTCGGGGGCATAGATCCGAAAGATGTCAGCCAGACAGCAGGCAACGAGCAGCCGCACATCTTTATTGGGGTTCCTGAGGAAGAACTCTGAGGCAAGGTGCAGTGCAAGGCCAAGATACTGCTGCTTCTCCTCTTCAGAATCTTGATCCATGTCCATATAGGTCTTCACCACCATCTGTGTAGCATCGCAATAGCAACAAAATGTGAGGCGAATTGTTTGACTGTTTAAACTGAATGGATGGAATCTTCTCAAATGGATCATCACAATTATCATCAAATCGTGTGGATTGTGTGGGCCTCTCTGTGTCATATCAAGCCATCCTTTCTACTTAACACGACCTGCCGGAAACATGCACTGGGCTCACATTCACCCTTCACTGACAAACTTCCTTTTTCTCTGGAGCTAGTTTAAAATATGTGCAGCATAACATCTAAATGCTGCTTCATCATGTTTGCTTTCAACTCAGGGGTCCGCTGATTGACCCGAGTCTCCAGACCTCAGAGTGTGTGCAACATGTGCAAAAGAATGAcattacaaaaaacaacaacaggctGACTACAGGATCACAAGGACCGAACT
It encodes:
- the pds5a gene encoding sister chromatid cohesion protein PDS5 homolog A isoform X2; the protein is MEFPQQQKTAGDGKICYPPGVKEITDKISNDEVVKRLKMVVKTYMDMDQDSEEEKQQYLGLALHLASEFFLRNPNKDVRLLVACCLADIFRIYAPEAPYTSHDKLKDIFLFITRQLKGLEDTKSPQFNRYFYLLENLAWVKSYNICFELEDCNEIFTQLFKTLFSVINNSHNQKVQLHMMDLMCSIIMEGDGVTQELLDSILINLIPAHKNLNKQAYDLAKTILKRTVQTIETCIANFFNQVLVMGKSSVSDLSEHVFDLIQELFAIDPLLLTSVMPQLEFKLKSNDGEERLAVVRLLAKLFGAKDSELASHNRPLWQCFLGRFNDIHVPVRLECVKFASHCLMNHPDLARDLTEFLKVRSHDPEEAIRHDVIVTIINAGKKDLNLVNDQLLGFVRERTLDKRWRVRKEAMMGLAQLYKKYCLHHEAGKESALMISWIKDKLLHIYYQNSIDDKLLVEKIFAQFMVPHSLETEEKMKCLYYLYACLDTNAVKALNEMWKCQNMLRGLVKELLDLHKLPMSEANNAAMFGKLMNIAKNLPDAGKAQDFMKRFNQVLGEDEKLRAQLEILISPTCSCKQAELCVREITRKLTFPKQPTNPFLEMVKFLLERIAPVHIDSEAISALVKLLNKSIEGTADDDEEGVTPDTAIRSGLELLKVLSFTHPTAFHSSETYESLLQCLKMEDDKVAEAAIQIFRNTGQKIEAELPQIRSTLIPILHQKAKRGTPHQAKQAVHCIHAIFNNKEVQLAQIFEPLSRSLNADVPEQLITPLVSLGHISMLAPDQFASPMKSIVANFIVKDLLMNDRSVGNKNGKLWTTDEEVSPEVLAKVQAIKLLVRWLLGMKNNQSKSANSTLRLLSAMLVSEGDLTEQKKISKSDMSRLRLAAGGAIMKLAQEPCYHEIITPEQFQLCGLVINDECYQVRQIFAQKLHLALAKLSLPLEYLAVFALCAKDPVKERRAHARQCLLKNISVRREYIKQNSLTQEKMVSFLPEYVVPFMIHLLAHDPDFTKPQEYEQLKDIKECLWFMLEVLMTKNENNSHAFLRKMVENIKRTKDTQCPEDMKANEKLYIVCDVALFVIANKSTACHLDCPSDPYICPTFFLALDKDFKNDKDYLSGEMRQMLLTGKPKQAPVLVTVNKTLTVPGRKIFKAQPVSDTSNTSTNSSPLSSSTVNKNSKSIAATESPESQTQENNENPIIKKVEGGKNTTADADTEALPAKRRGRPPKTGMAASPTATSKETASPGGGAGRGKKRGAEPNSNPSAESIKMSKQQNDEGTNRQMDLQR
- the pds5a gene encoding sister chromatid cohesion protein PDS5 homolog A isoform X1, producing the protein MRPVEDRLVPTSTSMEFPQQQKTAGDGKICYPPGVKEITDKISNDEVVKRLKMVVKTYMDMDQDSEEEKQQYLGLALHLASEFFLRNPNKDVRLLVACCLADIFRIYAPEAPYTSHDKLKDIFLFITRQLKGLEDTKSPQFNRYFYLLENLAWVKSYNICFELEDCNEIFTQLFKTLFSVINNSHNQKVQLHMMDLMCSIIMEGDGVTQELLDSILINLIPAHKNLNKQAYDLAKTILKRTVQTIETCIANFFNQVLVMGKSSVSDLSEHVFDLIQELFAIDPLLLTSVMPQLEFKLKSNDGEERLAVVRLLAKLFGAKDSELASHNRPLWQCFLGRFNDIHVPVRLECVKFASHCLMNHPDLARDLTEFLKVRSHDPEEAIRHDVIVTIINAGKKDLNLVNDQLLGFVRERTLDKRWRVRKEAMMGLAQLYKKYCLHHEAGKESALMISWIKDKLLHIYYQNSIDDKLLVEKIFAQFMVPHSLETEEKMKCLYYLYACLDTNAVKALNEMWKCQNMLRGLVKELLDLHKLPMSEANNAAMFGKLMNIAKNLPDAGKAQDFMKRFNQVLGEDEKLRAQLEILISPTCSCKQAELCVREITRKLTFPKQPTNPFLEMVKFLLERIAPVHIDSEAISALVKLLNKSIEGTADDDEEGVTPDTAIRSGLELLKVLSFTHPTAFHSSETYESLLQCLKMEDDKVAEAAIQIFRNTGQKIEAELPQIRSTLIPILHQKAKRGTPHQAKQAVHCIHAIFNNKEVQLAQIFEPLSRSLNADVPEQLITPLVSLGHISMLAPDQFASPMKSIVANFIVKDLLMNDRSVGNKNGKLWTTDEEVSPEVLAKVQAIKLLVRWLLGMKNNQSKSANSTLRLLSAMLVSEGDLTEQKKISKSDMSRLRLAAGGAIMKLAQEPCYHEIITPEQFQLCGLVINDECYQVRQIFAQKLHLALAKLSLPLEYLAVFALCAKDPVKERRAHARQCLLKNISVRREYIKQNSLTQEKMVSFLPEYVVPFMIHLLAHDPDFTKPQEYEQLKDIKECLWFMLEVLMTKNENNSHAFLRKMVENIKRTKDTQCPEDMKANEKLYIVCDVALFVIANKSTACHLDCPSDPYICPTFFLALDKDFKNDKDYLSGEMRQMLLTGKPKQAPVLVTVNKTLTVPGRKIFKAQPVSDTSNTSTNSSPLSSSTVNKNSKSIAATESPESQTQENNENPIIKKVEGGKNTTADADTEALPAKRRGRPPKTGMAASPTATSKETASPGGGAGRGKKRGAEPNSNPSAESIKMSKQQNDEGTNRQMDLQR